The following are encoded in a window of Castanea sativa cultivar Marrone di Chiusa Pesio chromosome 5, ASM4071231v1 genomic DNA:
- the LOC142635455 gene encoding uncharacterized protein LOC142635455, producing MTVTGPEPKDDVWKTSKVQQRKAAAVVVTAEAMLRMDYDDRFLVLFNPLRQQLLPLPPSTVSPKLGSRKYGFWFDRPKNTYNNVVVAVFLRESVDEKPCYQLGAEVYTLGTSSWRPLSQVRKEEFGLISKPKYDCLGYLLVLGGSLAMVDHSAMVEYFNRHIDVWVTKEYEKKEWVKEYKIDPNSQIEGQYRHNVRVEVIGLCKLGRILLRQNENLLSYNLKTGVLRNIPIPEFCPETNVLFYMGSLLSISSFQSE from the exons ATGACTGTTACAGGTCCGGAACCCAAGGATGATGTTTGGAAGACATCGAAGGTTCAACAGCGAAAGGCTGCAGCAGTTGTTGTGACGGCTGAAGCGATGTTGAGAATGGA TTATGATGATAGATTCTTGGTTTTGTTTAATCCTCTAAGGCAACAACTTCTACCACTGCCACCATCTACAGTCTCTCCTAAGCTAGGCAGTAGAAAATATGGATTCTGGTTCGATCGTCCAAAGAACACATACAACAATGTTGTTGTTGCAGTTTTCTTACGCGAAAGTGTTGATGAGAAACCATGCTACCAGTTGGGTGCTGAAGTTTACACTCTTGGTACAAGCTCATGGAGGCCTCTTAGCCAAG TTAGGAAGGAAGAATTTGGCTTGATTTCTAAGCCCAAATATGATTGCCTTGGATATTTGCTTGTTCTAGGAGGAAGCTTGGCTATGGTTGATCACTCGGCTATGGTTGAATACTTTAATAGACACATTGACGTATGGGTAACGAAGGaatatgaaaagaaagaatgggTCAAAGAATACAAAATTGATCCAAATTCCCAAATTGAGGGGCAATATCGTCATAATGTACGGGTTGAAGTTATAGGGCTATGCAAGCTTGGCCGAATACTATTAAGGCAAAATGAAAATCTTCTTTCCTATAACCTAAAGACTGGTGTGCTAAGGAACATCCCAATTCCAGAATTTTGTCCTGAAACGAATGTCTTATTTTACATGGGTAGCCTACTATCAATTTCTAGTTTTCAGTCAGAGTAA